A genome region from Rhizophagus irregularis chromosome 14, complete sequence includes the following:
- a CDS encoding uncharacterized protein (CAZy:AA5; SECRETED:cutsite_IDA-VP; SECRETED:prob_0.4009); SECRETED:SignalP(1-27), giving the protein MKFNNLLLIINVLVTYLFVANNIIIDAVPLILRDASNATDANDGKWEFVGKTGVSAMHMTLIRPTKVLIIDKAGINPEALIANGKYAYSTLYDLTTNTYRILSLHTNTFCSAGAYLANGTMVETGGAEDTAGEKNGFQSVRLIDGCDDGNCDWLEFPYELDSARWYNTMASLPDGRVFNIGGSIKACAINRKDIENPTFEFFPKEHEKGQKIQFLEDSFPFNLYPTVIVLPGPKGQTWLFLAANKKAQIWDYTSKEIVKHLPDIPGGPRTYPLTGTGALIPLSYRNNYQAEIIVCGGGTDMKDRNAPAENTCERINLADKNPQWDEDEFGPNMETGRLMPDVIHLPDGKLLYVNGAGTGMAGWDKKATNKTPRLHTAGKPTRNPLLYNPHVKKGSRWSKFAEDPIVRVYHSSATLVPDGTVFVAGSNPNRYYCGMDQCEHPTEHRAEKFYPPYLLNGVSRPTITKVAGHTKLNDADAIPVKYGQTISVEVEVDSPTPQFTSSLSHMGFVTHSQHMSARVVELKVDNVKKSDSGYTMDITLPPHANIFTPGRHNYLFVLNKGTPGKTAIELHLETEN; this is encoded by the exons atgaagtttaataatctattattaatcataaacGTTTTGGTAACGTACTTGTTCGttgctaataatattattattgatgcTGTTCCACTAATATTAAGAGATGCTTCCAATGCTACTGATGCTAATGATGGTAAATGGGAATTCGTTGGAAA aACCGGTGTATCTGCTATGCATATGACCCTTATTCGACCAacaaaagttttaattattgataaag CCGGTATAAACCCAGAAGCTTTAATAGCAAATGGAAAGTATGCTTATTCGACATTATACGATTTGACCACAAATACGTATCGTATATTGAGTTTACACACAAATACGTTTTGTTCGGCTGGTGCTTATTTGGCCAATGGAACAATGGTGGAAACTGGTGGTGCTGAAGATACTGCTGgtgaaaaaaatggttttcaaTCAGTTCGTTTGATTGATGGTTGTGATGATGGTAATTGTGATTGGTTGGAATTTCCTTATGAATTGGATTCTGCTAGATGGTATAATACTATGGCTTCTTTACCTGATGGTCGTGTATTTAATATTGGTGGTTCAATAAAAGCTTGTGCTATAAATAgaaaagatattgaaaatccaacttttgaatttttcccAAAAGAACATGAAAAAGgtcaaaaaattcaatttttagaGGATTCTTTCCCATTTAATCTTTATCCTACTGTTATAGTTTTACCTGGTCCAAAAGGTCAAACTTGGTTATTCTTAGCTGCTAATAAGAAAGCTCAAATTTGGGATTATACatcaaaagaaattgttaaacATTTACCTGATATACCAGGTGGTCCTCGTACTTATCCTCTTACTGGTACAGGTGCTTTGATTCCTTTATcttatagaaataattatcaaGCTGAAATTATTGTTTGTGGTGGTGGTACTGATATGAAAGATCGTAATGCTCCTGCTGAAAATACTTGTGAAAGAATTAATCTTGCTGATAAAAATCCTCAATGGGATGAAGATGAATTTGGACCTAATATGGAAACTGGTCGTTTAATGCCTGATGTTATTCATTTACCTgatggtaaattattatatgttaatgGTGCTGGAACTGGTATGGCAGGATGGGATAAAAAAGCTACAAATAAAACTCCAAGACTTCATACTGCTGGTAAACCAACAAGGAATCCTCTTTTATATAATCCTCATGTAAAGAAAGGTTCAAGATGGAGTAAATTCGCTGAAGATCCAATTGTAAGAGTTTATCATTCATCTGCTACTTTAGTTCCTGATGGTACAGTTTTCGTTGCTGGTAGTAATCCAAATAGATATTATTGTGGTATGGATCAATGTGAACATCCAACTGAACATAGAGCTGAAAAATTCTATCCACCATACTTATTAAATGGAGTATCTCGACCAACAATTACAAAGGTTGCTGGACATACCAAACTTAATGATGCTGATGCAATTCCTGTTAAATATGGACAAACAATTTCTGTAGAAGTTGAAGTTGATTCACCAACCCCTCAATTTACTTCTTCATTATCACATATGGGTTTCGTAACACATTCACAACATATGTCCGCTAGAGTTGTTGAATTAAAGGttgataatgtaaaaaaatcagATTCAGGTTATACAATGGACATCACATTACCACCACATGCCAATATTTTCACACCAGGAAGACATAATTATTTGTTCGTTCTAAACAAGGGTACCCCTGGTAAAACCGCCATTGAATTACATTTAGAAacagaaaattaa